A genomic segment from Salmo trutta chromosome 38, fSalTru1.1, whole genome shotgun sequence encodes:
- the atf4a gene encoding cyclic AMP-dependent transcription factor ATF-4, which translates to MSLLTSQLVLEDVGALLLDNWFLTADPMGPHLDHDEEDDLPPSLSSFSSSRSPSLSNSFASFSPSSLSPSPSHLSSSDSLPPSPRPSFLGSSKAGSGVEDHLMPLTPWLDSSELLHSHMGTNGCRDDAFLGMDWMAEKIDLSDFDLDSLIGSCCSDAPPSSPEELLASLETQMDLDLVDPFTAPIPAPHEVLSLGIPLADLPSLELPEEEVRDEVRGPVVTVQDQEVVVKSEPQSPAPLSMGYTLELGSEVDVDVLEVKTTHTPTTIISEPSDSLQTTAPIILSLLPSGHFVVVLSPKEEPTLSASSSCDDQSDDSDSGIDSVSGSPPHHTSSSPSPSIAGSSRTKPYSKPEPETTSPTTLSGKVKSVSGAPKVVEKKLKKMEQNKTAATRYRQKKKSEQEVLSAECSELEQRNRELAEKADGISREIQYLRDLMEEVRSAKNRKKTTVSVA; encoded by the exons ATGTCCCTGTTGACTTCCCAACTGGTCTTGGAGGACGTTGGGGCCCTGTTACTGGACAACTGGTTTCTGACGGCTGACCCCATGGGGCCCCATCTGGACCATGATGAAGAGGATgatctacccccctctctctcctccttctcttcttcccgctccccctctctctccaactcttttgcctccttctctccttcctctttgtctccttccccctcccatctctcatcctctgactccctccctccatcccctcgtCCCTCGTTCCTGGGGAGCAGCAAGGCTGGGTCCGGGGTAGAGGACCACCTGATGCCGTTGACTCCGTGGCTGGACTCTAGCGAGCTGCTCCATTCCCACATGGGAACAAACGGCTGCAGAG ATGATGCGTTTTTGGGCATGGACTGGATGGCTGAGAAGATAGACCTGAGTGACTTCGACCTGGACTCTCTGATTGGCTCCTGTTGTTCCGACGCCCCGCCCAGTTCCCCCGAGGAGCTCCTGGCCTCCCTGGAGACCCAGATGGACCTAGACCTGGTGGACCCCTTCACCGCCCCAATCCCTGCCCCACACGAGGTGCTCTCCCTGGGCATCCCTCTGGCTGACCTCCCCTCCCTGGAGCTTCCTGAAGAAGAGGTAAGGGATGAGGTCAGAGGTCCTGTGGTGACGGTTCAGGATCAAGAGGTCGTGGTGAAGTCTGAGCCACAGTCTCCAGCACCCCTCTCCATGGGGTATACCCTTGAGCTGGGGAGCGAAGTGGACGTTGATGTCTTGGAAGTCAAGACCACCCACACTCCAACTACCATCATCTCTGAGCCCAGCGACAGCCTCCAGACGACCGCCCCTATCAtcctctccctcctgccctcAGGCCACTTCGTGGTGGTCCTCTCCCCTAAAGAGGAGCCAACCCTCTCAGCCTCCAGTAGCTGTGATGACCAGTCTGATGACAGCGACTCTGGCATCGACTCTGTATCCGGCTCCCCTCCTCACCACacatcttcctctccttctccctccataGCTGGGTCCTCCAGGACCAAACCCTACTCCAAACCTGAACCTGAGACTACATCCCCCACAACCCTCAGCGGCAAGGTCAAATCAGTATCAGGGGCGCCCAAGGTCGTGGAGAAGAAGCTCAAGAAGATGGAGCAGAACAAGACGGCAGCGACACGTTACCGACAGAAGAAGAAGAGCGAACAGGAAGTGCTGAGCGCGGAGTGTTCCGAGCTAGAGCAGAGGAACCGTGAGCTGGCAGAGAAGGCTGACGGCATCAGCAGAGAGATCCAGTACCTCAGAGATCTGATGGAGGAGGTCCGCTCAGCAAAGAACAGGAAGAAGACCACTGTTAGTGTGGCATAG
- the LOC115178449 gene encoding uncharacterized protein LOC115178449 has translation MSSPLVPHPKNIFLGNPEESDPLMRWRIGSPSVSHTLDPGVGEGRKPGTDQKPPPVPQNKWSVGCDPPQEGGCDPQDGGSVSEFIKKFEAKEDQNKQLVARRPLGPPAVIDREDSDPPLYEKVLVSQETRTFGSPAIVDRAESNDYIYEEVFVTPEIHTVAVQQPICATHVHCARPPPPPLPLKQSLPLKGRIKTLSISSISEEEQDNFKDADRLMEWWEKVKSEPWKDLSNDPKLAKKGEAKLFKEKAQRFQNALQLYNLLLTKHGETLKNYIIDLISIADNLDKVSKGTKIAGITGGATGAVGGVAAAAGVILAPFTLGASLALTVVGVGVAAAGGVTGASAAIANKVSNAQDRKKIELILQDYLALMGDIEACLRFINVGMELLRKHNLSTLQEVDAEAVRVVRVAMVTGVGSSSAIEASSKASGMLQGFALGMDIYFTQKKDGKGGPKLKKGLESKFGKKIREVAQQLNDGLDEVIKVKYELVENNLIL, from the exons ATG TCTTCACCTCTGGTGCCCCACCCAAAGAATATCTTTCTGGGCAACCCTGAGGAGAGTGACCCCCTGATGAGATGGAGAATTGGTTCGCCCTCTGTATCTCATACACTTGACCCAGGGGTTGGTGAAGGCAGG AAGCCAGGCACAGACCAGAAACCGCCCCCTGTGCCCCAGAATAAGTGGTCGGTGGGATGTGATCCTCCACAAGAAGGTGGTTGTGACCCTCAGGATGGGGGGAGTGTGTCTGAATTTATTAAGAAG TTTGAAGCTAAAGAGGACCAGAACAAGCAGCTGGTGGCGCGTCGTCCTCTTGGCCCGCCTGCTGTCATTGACAGAGAGGACTCCGACCCCCCTCTGTATGAAAAGGTTTTGGTTTCGCAGGAAACTCGTACG TTTGGGTCGCCTGCCATCGTTGACAGAGCAGAATCCAATGACTATATCTATGAAGAGGTTTTTGTTACGCCTGAAATTCATACG GTAGCAGTTCAACAACCGATATGTGCAACCCATGTTCACTGTGCAAGGCCACCACCTCCTCCATTGCCGTTAAAGCAGTCACTCCCTCTGAAAGGCAGAATCAAAACACTCTCAATAAGCAGCATTAGTGAAGAGGAACAAGATAACTTCAAG GATGCAGATCGTCTGATGGAATGGTGGGAGAAGGTGAAAAGTGAAC CATGGAAAGATCTATCTAATGACCCTAAACTGGCCAAGAAGGGAGAAGCAAA ACTGTTCAAAGAGAAAGCCCAGCGGTTCCAGAATGCATTGCAGTTGTACAACCTCCTCCTGACTAAGCATGGGGAGACCCTAAAGAACTACATCATTGACCTCATCAGCATCGCAGACAACTTAGACAAG GTTTCCAAGGGAACCAAGATTGCTGGCATCACTGGGGGCGCCACGGGGGCAGTTGGAGGGGTGGCGGCTGCGGCAGGGGTGATCCTCGCCCCCTTCACCCTAGGGGCATCACTGGCCTTGACAGTGGTCGGTGTCGGTGTAGCTGCAGCTGGAGGGGTCACAGGGGCCTCTGCAGCTATCGCTAACAAA GTGAGCAATGCACAGGACAGGAAGAAGATTGAGCTGATCCTCcaggactacctggccctgaTGGGTGACATTGAAGCCTGCTTGAGGTTCATCAACGTGGGCATGGAGCTCCTGAGAAAGCACAACCTCTCAACCCTCCAGGAGGTTGACGCAGAGGCCGTCAGAGTGGTCAG GGTGGCCATGGTGACAGGAGTGGGTAGCTCCAGTGCCATAGAGGCCAGCAGTAAGGCATCTGGGATGCTCCAAGGCTTTGCTCTAGGCATGGATATCTATTTTACCCAGAAGAAGGATGGCAAAGGTGGGCCGAAGCTGAAGAAGGGATTGGAGTCCAAGTTTGGGAAAAAGATACGGGAAGTGGCTCAGCAGCTGAATGACGGGCTGGATGAAGTGATCAAGGTCAAATATGAGCTAGTTGAAAATAATCTCATCCTCtga
- the LOC115178303 gene encoding active regulator of SIRT1 produces the protein MSASMIRRGLELLSDDIKDGSKKQKSAAKKKHTPSKAEVMGLVSTNRQGVSRQVRRLQGRLGPGKSKATVKDKRIKSAVEEFRKKQGKSHLSSNLLYFLGTGFRATDSDTMKIVNQNLGRQSRHRPDRPVKKVPKEKSVFTEDEFQQFQKEYFGRTVEGN, from the exons ATGTCGGCATCAATGATTCGGAGGGGACTGGAGTTGCTAAGCGATGACATAAAAG ATGGTAGCAAGAAGCAGAAGAGTGCGGCCAAGAAGAAGCACACACCGAGCAAGGCTGAGGTGATGGGCCTGGTGAGCACCAACCGTCAGGGCGTCAGCAGGCAGGTCCGGCGGCTGCAGGGGCGTCTCGGTCCGGGGAAGAGCAAGGCCACCGTCAAAGATAAGAGGATCAAGTCTGCCGTGG AGGAGTTCAGGAAGAAGCAGGGGAAGAGCCATCTGAGCTCCAACCTGCTGTACTTCCTGGGGACGGGCTTCAGAGCTACAGACTCCGACACTATGAAG ATTGTCAACCAGAATTTGGGCCGGCAGTCTCGACACCGTCCGGACCGCCCGGTCAAGAAAGTCCCCAAGGAGAAGTCTGTGTTCACAGAGGATGAGTTCCAACAGTTCCAGAAGGAATACTTTGGCAGAACTGTGGAGGGGAACTAG